From Bombyx mori chromosome 10, ASM3026992v2, a single genomic window includes:
- the LOC101743557 gene encoding tetratricopeptide repeat protein 37 has product MADIKQLLKEARKHIDEKNYKDAQECCKNLLRKDKQNYFGLVLLGKSFQDSDQACLAYQKAIACKPSHPLAWLGLASYYEAHDDQIMNVKLLPVYVEILKLQIEEEKALEIISKIGKLGVRYKNGDVVETLINYLKEEPPTTLRKSAEEQLICLINENIPCGEPIIPALLEILPKLITTSSDQNELLQSKIILQKTNFSLAVEEIIEKSYFKENIVVREWLCNQLCKKYVENMCFFGLDIEKHIETIISGVVNSKYPDLLKSMIAFEKGFYLDAYKFSVPLINYHEPEFTEGIFIIKCTMKLQKWSVAQKLATNFLTKVKDSRFCLELNKNLFYSLVKQQKWQSALLVSKNIQKNSHSIQDSFNVDELASVVECLIEVGEPFDDLLNELQSTNYYESLKALSFLKQGKFDDVVNLLQNSNLENSINVFYLGKAYWELKKYNEALLNLLKSARLNSEHFETFIYLGHFYYHTKNDLLKAKKCYEKAYSLNNLDGNLLRSLSDVYLKLKLTDMDFEMLTTISKTTNESWIHFRLGLHYLNRKEWENAITYFRNVVKINQNDTTAFECLADAYYCRGSYTSALKAYNRLLTLDPNKAIHCLTRSGYIFSLLTQHEEAICTFQKVLSMDPNCILAVKGIAETWIRISKKKIAAKVFGSARDCAQKAVDYLTDVLEKQTNKQFTCLWKLLGDTLIMVTKLPMKYAYIYMSELSNESVKVKKELLDIFSEAIKCYSYISKQKQQFASYDLATTYLAYYNVTKKVVNCHIAFNLTMTCIKEKPQHWRSWNLLGKIGLYVKKYEIAQHCFIKALLSTRKWSVAKIWCNLGTLYLKLKLYRLANYCFWRGQSTLPSYPHSWIGQGLIAEVIREEEAMDLFRHASRLGYHSESALAYADWVCRVFNNKKYQEDPEYKYEIQGLYAVTCAMDLMQWFCDFDSKNPCALTILGILQEQSLLLRSALKSYEKALQYCEGDKKNIALLNMGRILTRMGNYDDAINAYKSITEASLNSTTGLALALFKKGFFEEAYSAYETALQWLSETDEDKADLLVAMASSVYTQKGVNDTKTLLFRSIQASQKKPTAHSLFAVCSLGLLHADKSLSKLAICEMQKYDKDDEFVFDIGFLKSYLHVYDENMNQATKFLSDSLHDFPSNALLWFCMAQYCLMETNLKAKVSSRCSQRALSLAQNNESNINLAKLIATASVAEFIAGDRVRAFILAKQGLHLFPCQPEIWAAVLRSLVSHKIWLFKKPCIMRITDFMRKNLNISRRLAKWITLVEKKLSR; this is encoded by the coding sequence aTGGCTGATATTAAACAACTGTTGAAGGAGGCAAGGAAGcatattgatgaaaaaaattacaaagatgCTCAAGAGTGCTGTAAAAACCTCCTTAGAAAAGATAAACAAAACTATTTTGGGTTAGTGTTACTAGGTAAATCCTTCCAAGATTCTGACCAGGCGTGTTTAGCATATCAAAAAGCAATTGCATGTAAACCCAGTCACCCCTTAGCTTGGCTAGGATTAGCCAGCTATTATGAAGCCCATGACGATCAAATCATGAATGTTAAACTACTCCCCGTAtatgttgaaatattaaaattacaaattgaaGAGGAGAAAGCTCTCGAAATCATTTCGAAAATCGGAAAGTTAGGAGTTAGATACAAAAATGGTGATGTTGttgaaactttaataaattatctTAAAGAAGAACCACCAACGACTTTACGTAAATCAGCTGAAGAGCAATTGATCTGtcttattaatgaaaatataccTTGTGGAGAACCAATTATACCTGCTCTTTTGGAAATCTTACCTAAACTAATAACCACATCATCCGATCAAAATGAATTATTGCAAAGTAAAATCATACTGCAAAAAACTAATTTTTCTTTAGCAGTGGAGGAAATTATTGAGAAAAGttatttcaaagaaaatattgttgTGAGAGAATGGCTTTGCAATCAATTGTGTAAAAAATATGTAGAGAACATGTGTTTTTTTGGTTTGGATATAGAGAAACATATAGAAACCATTATTTCTGGAGTTGTGAACTCCAAATATCCAGATCTTTTGAAGAGTATGATTGCCTTTGAGAAAGGTTTTTATTTAGATGCATACAAATTTTCTGTTCCTCTCATTAATTACCATGAACCAGAATTTACTGAgggaatttttattataaaatgtacTATGAAGCTTCAAAAATGGTCTGTAGCTCAAAAACTAGCAacaaattttttaacaaaagttaAGGATTCTAGATTTTGCttagaattgaataaaaatttattttactctttagtaaaacaacaaaaatggcAATCTGCACTATTGgtttcaaaaaatatacaaaagaaTTCACACAGTATTCAAGATTCATTCAATGTTGATGAGCTTGCATCAGTGGTGGAGTGTTTGATTGAAGTAGGTGAACCATTTGATGATTTATTGAATGAATTACAGTCTACAAATTATTATGAATCTTTGAAGGcattatcttttttaaaacaagGTAAATTTGATGATGTTGTAAATTTACTTCAAAACAGCAATCTAGAAAAttcaattaatgttttttatttgggTAAGGCATATTGggaacttaaaaaatataatgaagcACTTTTAAATCTGCTAAAATCTGCAAGATTGAATTCTgaacattttgaaacatttatatatttaggaCATTTTTACTATCACACCAAAAATGACTTACTTAAGGCAAAAAAGTGTTATGAAAAGGCTTATAGCTTAAATAATCTTGATGGCAACTTACTCAGAAGTTTAAGtgatgtttatttaaaactaaaacttacTGACATGGATTTTGAAATGTTGACCACAATTTCAAAAACTACAAATGAATCATGGATTCATTTTAGGCTTGGATTACATTACTTAAATAGAAAAGAATGGGAAAATGCTATCACATATTTTAGAAACGTTGTTAAGATCAACCAGAATGATACAACAGCATTTGAATGTTTAGCAGATGCATATTACTGCCGTGGTTCATATACCTCTGCATTGAAAGCATATAATAGGTTATTGACACTAGATCCAAATAAAGCTATCCATTGTCTAACAAGGAGTGGATATATATTTTCACTTTTAACACAGCATGAAGAAGCTATTTGCACTTTTCAGAAAGTTCTTTCAATGGATCCCAATTGTATTTTAGCTGTGAAGGGAATTGCAGAAACATGGATAAGAATATCTAAGAAGAAAATAGCAGCAAAAGTTTTTGGTAGCGCTAGAGATTGTGCCCAGAAAGCTGTTGATTATTTAACAGATGTATTagagaaacaaacaaataaacaatttacttGTTTATGGAAACTATTAGGAGACACATTGATTATGGTAACAAAATTACCTATGAAATATgcatatatttatatgagtgaacTTTCAAATGAATCTGTTAAAGTTAAAAAGGAGCTCTTGGATATATTTTCAGAAGCAATTAAATGTTATTCATATATTTCTAAACAAAAGCAACAATTTGCTTCTTATGATTTGGCTACCacctatttagcttattataACGTAACTAAGAAAGTTGTGAATTGCCATATAGCTTTTAATTTGACCATGACATGCATTAAAGAAAAACCACAACACTGGCGTAGTTGGAATTTACTGGGAAAAATTGGTTTATATGTtaagaaatatgaaattgcACAACATTGTTTCATAAAAGCTTTGTTATCCACAAGAAAATGGTCAGTGGCAAAGATATGGTGCAACCTTGGTAcactgtatttaaaattaaaactttatagATTGGCCAATTATTGTTTTTGGCGTGGACAATCTACTTTACCATCATATCCCCATAGTTGGATAGGTCAAGGTTTGATAGCAGAAGTCATAAGGGAAGAGGAAGCAATGGATCTGTTCAGACATGCATCCCGCTTAGGTTACCATTCTGAAAGTGCACTAGCATATGCAGATTGGGTTTGTCGTgtgtttaacaacaaaaaatatcagGAAGACCCTGAATATAAATATGAGATTCAAGGTCTTTATGCAGTCACTTGTGCCATGGATCTGATGCAGTGGTTTTGCGACTTTGATTCAAAGAATCCTTGTGCTTTAACAATTCTAGGAATCTTACAAGAACAAAGTTTACTTCTACGAAGTGCTCTAAAATCATATGAGAAAGCTTTACAGTATTGTGAAGGAGATAAAAAGAACATAGCACTTCTAAATATGGGAAGGATTTTGACAAGAATGGGAAATTATGATGATGCTATCAATGCCTATAAATCAATTACAGAAGCTAGTCTAAATTCTACAACTGGTTTAGCTTTAGCTTTATTCAAGAAGGGATTTTTTGAAGAGGCCTATTCTGCATATGAGACTGCTTTACAATGGCTCAGTGAAACCGATGAAGATAAGGCAGATCTCCTTGTGGCTATGGCTAGTTCTGTATATACACAGAAAGGAGTAAATGACACAAAAACGCTACTCTTTCGGAGTATACAAGCTTCCCAGAAAAAACCCACAGCTCACAGTTTGTTTGCAGTTTGCTCTTTAGGACTTTTACATGCAGATAAAAGTTTATCCAAATTAGCAATATGTGAAATGCAGAAGTATGATAAGGATGATGAATTTGTTTTCGATATTGGTTTCCTAAAATCTTACTTGCATGTATATGACGAAAATATGAACCAAGCAACCAAATTTCTGAGCGATTCTCTGCATGATTTTCCAAGTAATGCTCTACTGTGGTTTTGCATGGCACAATATTGTCTTATGGAGACAAATCTTAAGGCCAAAGTTTCTAGCCGATGTTCGCAAAGGGCATTGAGTTtagctcaaaataatgaaagcAATATTAATCTTGCTAAATTAATAGCCACAGCGAGCGTAGCTGAATTTATAGCAGGAGATCGTGTAAGAGCTTTTATATTAGCAAAACAAGGTTTACATCTATTTCCATGTCAACCAGAAATATGGGCTGCAGTATTACGTTCTCTTGTATCCCATAAAATATGGTTGTTTAAAAAACCATGTATTATGAGAATAACAGATTTTAtgcgtaaaaatttaaatatatcgcGTCGTCTTGCTAAGTGGATCACtctggtagaaaaaaaattaagtaggtag